Genomic segment of Pseudoalteromonas sp. NC201:
TTTATGCCCTATACCGCAACGCTTGCGATGGTTGCCGCTTCTGCGATGGCTGGGGTGCCGCTACTTAATGGTTTCTTGTCAAAAGAAATGTTCTTTGCCGAGACGCTACACCAGCAACTTCTGGGCTCTATGTCGTGGTTGATTCCAATTTTGGCGACAATCGCCGGTGCATTCTCTGTTGCGTATTCGGCGCGATTTATTCATGACGTATTCTTCAACGGAGATCCAATTGATTTACCCAAGGAGCCGCATGAAGCGCCACGCTATATGCGTTTTCCAATCGAAATCTTGGTCGCTTTATGTTTGATAGTCGGCATGTTCCCTAACTTTATCGTTGATGGCATGTTAAAGACAGCATCAAGTGCGGTATTAGGGGAGGCTGCGCCAACCTTTGAGGTTGCTATTTGGCATGGCTTTAACTTACCACTGCTCATGAGTGGCCTTGCGGTATGTGGTGGCTTATTAATTTATACTCAGCGCAAATATCTATTCCAATTCCAAGCTTCATTACCGCCGATGAACGCTAAGAAAACGTTTGAACGCACTATGTACAACATAGTGTCTTGGAGTCGCGCGCGTGTAAACGCAATAGAAAATGGTTCGTTACAGCGTTATCTGATGCTGATGTTTATCGTTGTGCTGGTGAGTGCAGGCTGGCCATTGTTTGAAATGTCACAGTTAGTGGGTAATTTAGAGCCGACGCCAATTGACGTACATAACGGTATTGGTGCTGGTTTATTAATGATTGGAGCGATTGGCACGGTTATCTGGCATCGTACTCGTATGGTTGCACTGTTGATGATTTCGGTTGTTGGTCTCATGGTGTCGGTTGCCTTTACGCGCTTCTCAGCACCGGATCTGGCGCTTACTCAGTTAACGGTAGAAGTAGTGACCATTATTCTGTTGATGCTTGCGTTATTCTTCTTACCGCAAAGAACGCCGAAGGAGTCTAGTTCTATTCGCGTACTCCGTGATATGGGTATTGCTTCAGCAATTGGTGTGATCATCGGAAGTATCAGTTACGCCTTGATCACAAGGCCATTGGATAGTATTTCTGAGTTCTTTATTGCAAACGCCAAAGTTGGCGGTGGCGGGACGAATGTCGTTAACGTTATCTTAGTGGATTTCCGTGGTTTTGATACGCTAGGTGAAATTACTGTACTGGGTATTGCGGCACTGGGGATTTATAAGTTACTGATTAATTTGCCATTATTTATGCCTGGCAGTGACAGTGAAGGCAGACCTTGGGCGAAAGAAAGATATCCGCTACTGCTGGCAAGTATTTCACAAAGCTTATTGCCTTTGGCATTGCTGGTCTCGGTTTATATTTTCTTGCGCGGCCACAATCTACCGGGTGGTGGATTTATCGCGGGCCTAATCACGGCGATAGCCTTTATTTTACAATACATTGCTCATGGTTCGAATTGGATTGCAGAGCGCTTTGATGTCAATTACCGCAAGATTATCGCAACGGGTATCGCTATTTCTCTAGCAACCGGTGTGGGAAGTTGGTTCTTTGGCAAACCATTCTTAACCTCATGGTTTGATTATTTTGATATCCCATTGGTAGGTAAAACTGAGCTGGCAAGTGCCATCGCATTCGACCTTGGTGTTTATATCACCGTGGTAGGTGCAACGCTGATGATTTTGGCGAGCCTAGGTAAAGTAACGGCAAATGCGCCCAAAGAAGAGGTGAATATTTAATGGAATTGCTTTATGCATCGTGCGTGGGCTTGCTAGTAGCCTGTGGCGTATTTTTGATTCTACGAGCAAGAACATTCCCTGTTGTTCTTGGTTTAACTATGTTGTCTTATGCGGTCAACTTGTTTTTGTTCGCATCGGGTAGATTGACCTTAAACAAAGCTGCAGTGCTTGGTTATAGCAGTGAGTATGCAGATCCACTGCCGCAAGCCTTGGTATTGACGGCAATTGTTATCGGGTTTGCGATGACGGCATTTGTCGTGATCTTAGCTATTCGCGGTCGTTCTGATTTGGGTAATGACCATGTAAATGGCATTGTTCCTGACAAAAAGGGTAAAGCATGATCCAACATTTGACTTCTTTACCTATTTTATTACCTATGTTGGCAGGGGTGATCCTGCTGATGCCACCGTGTGGTAAGAACTTAGCGATTAGGCGTAAAGTTTCAGTACTCATGTCGCTAATTACGTTTGCAGTTTGTGCCTCACTTTTACTACATGTTCAGCAGTCTGGCATTCAGGTTTATGCGATTGGTAACTGGCAAGCACCGTTTGGTATTGTGTTAGTTGCTGATCAACTTTCGACTCTGTTAGTCAGCTTAACCGCTTTGTTGTGTTTTGTGTGTTCGCTGTATAGCTGTGCCGGAGACGACGAACGAGGAAGTTTCTTCCATCCGTTACTGCACTTTTTGGTGATGGGGGTAAATGGCGCCTTCTTAACTGGTGACGCGTTCAACTTATTTGTATTCTTTGAGATTTTGTTGATAGCGTCTTATGCGCTGTTAATGCATGGTGGTGATAAGCACAATACCCGTGCTTCACTGCAATACGTGATCCTAAATCTAGTAGGTTCGTCGGTATTTTTGATTGCATTAGGTATCTTGTACGGTGTGCTTGGTACCCTAAACATGGCGGATATGGCATATAAGATCACCTTCTTACAAGGAGATGATGTTTATCTTGCTAAAATTGGCGGCTTGTTATTATTGGTTGTATTTGCGCTAAAAGGTGCCTTGCTACCGCTTCATCTATGGCTGCCAAACACCTATGCAACCGCGTT
This window contains:
- a CDS encoding Na+/H+ antiporter subunit C: MELLYASCVGLLVACGVFLILRARTFPVVLGLTMLSYAVNLFLFASGRLTLNKAAVLGYSSEYADPLPQALVLTAIVIGFAMTAFVVILAIRGRSDLGNDHVNGIVPDKKGKA
- a CDS encoding monovalent cation/H+ antiporter subunit A encodes the protein MTLFWIPLLSLIGSFISAFTGKLSRNQSTAITLVAPAVAILLAVDLAPAVFAGETIRYTFEWVPLLDINIAFRLDGLALLFVFMILGIGMLVIFYARYYLSSNDSMPKLYAYLMLFMTAMLGIVMSNNVLQLWLFWELTSISSFLLISYWWHKSEARKGAKMALAITGGGGLALLAGLMLIGDIVGSYNLDVILSSRELIQSHALYEVALILVLLGAFTKSAQFPFHFWLPHAMAAPTPVSAYLHSATMVKAGIFLLARFYPALAGTELWFILVGLTGLATLLVGAYIALFKHDLKGLLAFSTISHLGLITLLLGLDTELATVAAVFHIINHATFKASLFMATGIIDHETGTRDMRKLNGMWRFMPYTATLAMVAASAMAGVPLLNGFLSKEMFFAETLHQQLLGSMSWLIPILATIAGAFSVAYSARFIHDVFFNGDPIDLPKEPHEAPRYMRFPIEILVALCLIVGMFPNFIVDGMLKTASSAVLGEAAPTFEVAIWHGFNLPLLMSGLAVCGGLLIYTQRKYLFQFQASLPPMNAKKTFERTMYNIVSWSRARVNAIENGSLQRYLMLMFIVVLVSAGWPLFEMSQLVGNLEPTPIDVHNGIGAGLLMIGAIGTVIWHRTRMVALLMISVVGLMVSVAFTRFSAPDLALTQLTVEVVTIILLMLALFFLPQRTPKESSSIRVLRDMGIASAIGVIIGSISYALITRPLDSISEFFIANAKVGGGGTNVVNVILVDFRGFDTLGEITVLGIAALGIYKLLINLPLFMPGSDSEGRPWAKERYPLLLASISQSLLPLALLVSVYIFLRGHNLPGGGFIAGLITAIAFILQYIAHGSNWIAERFDVNYRKIIATGIAISLATGVGSWFFGKPFLTSWFDYFDIPLVGKTELASAIAFDLGVYITVVGATLMILASLGKVTANAPKEEVNI